The following are encoded in a window of Arvicanthis niloticus isolate mArvNil1 chromosome 1, mArvNil1.pat.X, whole genome shotgun sequence genomic DNA:
- the LOC117693923 gene encoding olfactory receptor 9I1-like, translating to MAKNNLTTVTRFILTGFIDLPKWEVPLFLVFLCFYLITILGNLGMIILIQMDVQLHTPMYFFLSHLSLLDACYTSVITPQILTTLAQNKMIISYGQCATQFFFFTICAATECFLLSVMAYDRYVAINNPLLYTVAMSPKRCWSLVAGAYVGGLFGAVLRTACTFSLVFCEDNQINFFFCDLPPLLKLACSDTTNIEIIIVFFGNFVILANALIILISYLLIIKAVIKMKSSGRRGKTFSTCTSHLTAVGLFFGTLIFMYIRSSSGKSLEEDKVVSVFYTVVIPMLNPLIYTLRNKDVKAAFQKVTGRFQVSQTLQN from the coding sequence ATGGCTAAGAATAACCTCACTACAGTAACCAGGTTTATTCTCACAGGTTTTATTGACCTGCCTAAGTGGGAGGTCCCTCTGTTTCTTGTGTTTCTCTGCTTCTATCTCATCACCATTTTGGGAAACTTGGGTATGATCATTCTTATACAAATGGATGTACAGCTCCACACTCCAATGTATTtcttcctgagccatctctctctattGGATGCCTGCTACACCTCAGTCATCACCCCTCAAATCCTGACTACACTGGCCCAAAACAAAATGATCATCTCCTATGGCCAATGTGCTACTCAATTCTTCTTCTTCACCATCTGTGCAGCTACTGAGTGTTTCCTGCTGTCTGTGatggcctatgatcgctatgtTGCTATTAACAACCCACTGCTCTACACTGTAGCCATGAGTCCTAAAAGATGCTGGAGTTTGGTGGCTGGAGCCTATGTTGGTGGGTTGTTTGGGGCTGTCTTAAGAACCGCATGCACCTTTTCCCTTGTCTTCTGCGAAGATAATcaaataaatttcttcttttgtgaTCTCCCACCCCTTCTGAAGCTGGCCTGCAGTGACACAACAAACATTGAGATTATAATTGTCTTTTTTGGGAACTTTGTCATTTTGGCCAATGCCTTGATCATACTCATTTCCTACTTGCTCATCATCAAGGCTGTCATAAAGATGAAGTCCTCAGGTAGAAGAGGTAAAACATTCTCCACATGCACCTCCCACCTTACTGCTGTGGGTCTTTTCTTTGGGACCCTCATCTTCATGTACATAAGGAGCAGCTCAGGCAAATCCCTAGAGGAAGACAAGGTCGTATCTGTCTTCTACACTGTGGTCATCCCTATGCTGAACCCACTTATCTATACCCTGAGAAACAAGGATGTGAAGGCTGCCTTCCAAAAGGTTACTGGTAGATTCCAGGTGTCTCAAACTTTGCAAAATTGA